TTGCGGGACTCGATAATTTAAAACCTTTTTGCAAGGCGATCCATACTGTCAGGCTACCCCAATGGCGGTCGGTCATGAATGTAGCCTTGAAAGGTCCTTTTACGTCTTTGCCTTTGCAGGCATTGTATTATTGGTCTAACGCATTTAAAAAACGGATTGATGAGTTGCTTGCTGAAAATAGCTTTGATTTGATCCATGCGTATATGCTGAGGGTTGCGCCATATCTATCTGATGTGTCTGCCCCTAAGGTATTGGAGTTGATTGATTCCATGCAGCTAAATCTTGAGCGCCGTGTAGCAATGGAAAGGATTCCAAAACGCTGGCTCTTTCAGGAGGAATTGCGCCGTATAGTTCACTATGAGCGAAACATTGGGGATTATTTTGATCAGATGATCGTAGTTTCTGAAAAAGACAGGGCGCTTATTCCAAATAAAAAGGTAAGGGTCATCCCTAATGGCGTAGATACAGAACTGTTCAAACCACAGAGCAAAGAATCTAAGGAACCGGCGATTGTCTTTTCAGGAAATATGGGGTATTTCCCAAACGAAAGCGCCGTTATTTGGTTCGTAGAGAAATGTTTTCGGAGGATAAAAAAAGAGATACCTGATGCGAAACTGGTAATAGCGGGAAATAACCCAAGCTCAAAGATAAAAAAATTAGGGGACAATCTTTCCATTTTTGTCACCGGGTTCGTAGAATCGATGGTGGATGAATTGAATAAGGCTCAGGTTGCCATTGCGCCCATGCAGTCAGGGTCAGGGATGCAGTTCAAAATTCTGGAGGCAATGTCATGTAATTTGCCTGTTGTGACAACAACACTTGGTTTAGGTGATATCAAAGCAAGACCAGGAGAAGAGATTTGCGTGGCTGATACGGCGGAGGATTTTGCAGAAACAGTTGTGACACTTATAAAGTCACCTGAAATGGCTGACCGCATAGGGAGAAAAGCTCGTGAGTTTGTTATGCATAACCACAGTTGGGAAAATGCTGCTTCCCAGGTTGAAGAGATTTATAGTAGACTCCTGAAAGAATAAGGGACCAGGCTACTTTTTCGTAAGGGTGAATTAAGGTTCAAGGATTAAAATGTTTTTGCTGAGCATTACTAAAAAAAAGCTGATTTTATTTCTTGTTGACGTAATAATTATTATTACTGCATCTTTTCTGGCTGCTTTTATCAGATTTGGTAGAGATGTCGGGGTAATTTATCTCCAGGAGCATCTTTTTGTCTTCCTGCTAACCGGTATTGTCTTTCTTGTGTTCTTCTACATCGCTGACCTCTATGATGTCAAGAAAGATTTTCACTCTCCTAAGTATGTAGGAGAAATTATCCTCAGTGGTGTTTTAACATTTATTATTTCTGGATTTCTGATTTATGGTTATCGGCTGGTGATGCCGGGAAGAGGGGGTCGGATGGATAGCGCCACCTAATAATGTCAGTGCTTTTGTAAGTGCGGTTCTGGAGGCAGAATCCGATTCTGAGCGACTTGCGGCTATGGGGAGATGCGCACGTCTGTTAGTTGAAAAGGAATATTCAAGGGAGTGTGTTGTTGGATTATATAAAAGGCTGTTTGATAAAATGAACGAAAATACACAATAAAGAAAAAGAGAGAAAGGACATAGAATGAATATATTGGTTACCGGAGCCAACGGTTTTGTCGGTCAAGCACTCTGCAAAAGGATGCTGGTTGACGGATACCAGGTGCGGGGAGCTGTCAGGGCCGTCACTCAAATGACGGCTCTGCCTTCAGGGGTTGAAGGGGCGATGGTCGGCGATATCAGCCCGGAAACTGATTGGTCTGAAGCACTGGATGGTATAGATGCTGTTGTTCATTTAGCGGCACGGGTGCATGTGATGGATGATACTGCTGCCGACCCCCTTGCCGCATTCAGGGAAGTCAATGTTTTGGGGACCGAACGACTGGCGCGTATGGCGGCAAAATATGGTGTACGTCGTTTAATTTTTATTAGTTCAATAGGTGTAAACGGGGAATTTAGTTCGGAAATGCCGTTTAGTGAGAAAAATCTCCCAAATCCACATAATGCTTATGCTGTTTCAAAGTGGGAAGCTGAGCAGGTTTTACATGTTGTTTCAAAAAATTCTGGAATGGAAGTTGTAATTTTGCGACCCCCTTTAGTTTATGGGCCGGATGCCCCGGGGAATTTCGCGAGGTTAATGCGCGTAATCAAAACCGGTTTGCCTCTGCCTTTTGGCAATATAAAAAGTTTACGCAGTTTTGTGTATATAGACAATTTAATAGACGCTATTATTACTTGTGTCACTCATCCACTGGCAGCAGGTGAGACTTTTATGGTAAGTGATGGGCAGGATGTGTCTACGCCGGATTTAATAAAGATGATTGCATCCGCGATGAATAAGAAGGTAATTTTATTTTCTTTGCACCCCGGTATTTTAAAGTCGCTGTGCAAAATTGCAGGTAAGGGAGAAGAGATGGAAAAATTAACAGGGTCTCTTCTTGTTGATAGCAGTAAAATCAGGAATCTGCTTGGGTGGAAACCGCCTTTTACTCTTGAAGAAGGAATAAAGGAAACCGTCAAATACTATGAATCATGATGAAGCGTATTTTTGATTTAACTACTGCAATTTTGCTATTGATTTGCTTAAGCTTGCCGTTGCTTGTACTTGCAATAATTATTAAATTGACCTCTTCCGGTCCAGTTTTATATTGGTCAGACAGGGTGGGTAAGAACAACACAATTTTTAAGATGTCCAAGTTCCGCACGATGCGGGTGGATACCCCGGCAGTTGCGACGCATCTTTTTAAGGATGCCGACCGCTATCTTACGCCGATAGGTGCTTTTTTGCGTAAATTTAGTTTAGATGAATTGCCGCAATTATTTAACATAGTATCGGGTGATATGACATTTGTAGGACCAAGACCGGCATTATTCAACCAGCACGATTTGATAGATTTAAGAACAAAAAAGAATGTCCATATAATAGTTCCGGGAATTACCGGATGGGCACAGATTAACGGGAGAGATGATATCCCTATCCCAATCAAAGTTAAACTTGACGAGTATTATTTAAAAAATAGAGGTTTTTTTTTGGATATCAAAATTTTATTCATAACGCTTTATAAGGTTATAAAAAAAGAGGGAATATCTCATTAAAATTGGTAAAATGAAAATTAAAAATCTTATAAATAGTTATCGCCGGATTTTAATCATTATATTACATCTCGGGATTATTGTATTGGCGTATTTCGCTGCGTTTTATTTGCGGTTTGATTTTAATTTTCCCAAAGAATATTTTCAAACGGTTATACCCAAAACCCTTCCGCTTTTGATTTTAATCAAACTTCTTTTCTTTTATTTTTTCGGGTTATATTCCGGTCTCTGGCGGTATGTCAGTACCCATGATTTGTGGAAAATTTTTCTTGCCAATGCCTTGTCATCTGTTGCTTTTTTCGGAGCGGTTGTGTTTTATCACGGGTTGCTCGGTTTTCCGCGTTCGGTGGTTATAATTGATTTTATATTATGTTTTGGTTTTGTCTCGGGCGTCCGATTTTTTACCCGCCTTATCAGAGAACGGACAAAAATTGATTTTATTCAGAAAAAGAAAAAAGTTCTTATCGTCGGCGCCGGTGATGCCGGGGTTTCAATTTTAAGAGAGTGTATAAATAATCCGAAAATTGATTTTGAGGTCGCCGGTTTCGTTGATGACGACCCTGCCAAAAAAGGACACAATATCTACGGAGTGAAAGTTTTCGGCGGCAGAGAACATATTCCTAGGATTGCCGCTGATTTGGAAATTGATGAAATAATTCTGGCGCTCCCGTCAGTAAAAGGAGATGTTATCCGCGGGATACTTTCTTATTGCGAGCAGACGGATGCAAAAATAAAAATCATTCCCGGACTTGATAAAATCATCAGCGGACATCTAGAATTAAGGCCCCGCAATGTCCAGCCGGAAGACCTTTTGGGAAGAAAGCCCGTAAACATAGATGAGACGGAAATCAGTTCATATCTTAAAAACAAAAGGGTTCTTGTTACCGGCGCCGGCGGCTCAATCGGTTCGGAATTGTGCCGCCAGATAACACGATTTTTTCCTGAAAAAATCGTGTTATTTGATAATCACGAAAATTATATCCATTATCTCGGACTTGAGTTTAACTTAAAATATCCCGATATAAAATATAAGACCATCATCGGTGATATTAGAGATGTAGGTATATTAAGGCATGTTTTTACCGAACACAAACCGCAGGTTGTTTTTCATGCCGCCGCCCACAAGCATGTTCCGTTGATGGAGGATAATCCGGTCTCGGCGGTTAAGGTTAATATCATCGGAACAAGAAACCTTATTTATGCCTCAAACCATTATAAAGTTGAAAAATTTGTTTTAATTTCTACCGATAAAGCGGTAAATCCGACAAGCATAATGGGTGCGACGAAAAGAATCGCAGAGATG
The sequence above is a segment of the bacterium Unc6 genome. Coding sequences within it:
- a CDS encoding lipid carrier--UDP-N-acetylgalactosaminyltransferase; its protein translation is MKRIFDLTTAILLLICLSLPLLVLAIIIKLTSSGPVLYWSDRVGKNNTIFKMSKFRTMRVDTPAVATHLFKDADRYLTPIGAFLRKFSLDELPQLFNIVSGDMTFVGPRPALFNQHDLIDLRTKKNVHIIVPGITGWAQINGRDDIPIPIKVKLDEYYLKNRGFFLDIKILFITLYKVIKKEGISH